The genomic region CGTTGGTGGCGAAGCCGGGGAACGTCGCGCCCGTTGCGCCCGTTCCCGACGCCGGCGGCGCGGATCACCGGTTCGGCAGCGGACCGGGGTGGATGATCCGACCGTAACGGTCGTCGAATGACAACCCATCGGCCTGGCCCCGCGGGGCCCAGCCCGAAGGAGTAACCAGTGAATCGTGAGGAGAAGAAAGCGGTCGTCGAGGAGCTGACCAAGCTCTTCCAGGATGCCGATTTTGTCTTCTTCGTCAATCCGATCGGCCAGACCGTCGAGCAGACGACGACGTTGCGCCAGAACCTGTTCACCAAACAGGGACGGATGCGCGTCGTCAAGAACACCCTGACCTGGCGCGCCCTGGACGGCGCGGAGCGTGGGGATTACCGCGATCTGGTCGCCGGGCCGACGGCCCTCGCCCTGGGCGAAAGCCCCGTCGATACGGCCAAGACCCTGGTGGATTTCACGAAGGAGAAGGAAAACGAGGACGCCCTGGAGATTCGGGGCGGGTGGATGTACGGCAAGCGCCTGGACTACGACGCTATCATCGAGTTGTCCAAGTGTCCGCCGCTGCCCGATATGCGGGCCAAGGTCCTGTCGACCTTCCTGGCCCCGGCCCAGAAACTGGTCGGACTGCTCAGCGCGACCTATGGTGGATTTGTGCGTGTGGTCAAGGCCCACGCCGACGAGCTTGAACAGTAGGGTCGCTTCCCTCCCGGCATCGCCGGGATCCGGACCCTCGAGCCCTTTTGGAGGAACCCCATGTCCAAGGATGAAATCAAAGAGGCCCTGAGCCAGATGACCGTGCTCGAACTGGTCGAGCTGGTCAAGGAGCTCGAAGAGGAGTGGGGCGTCAGCGCCGCCGCCCCCGTGGCCGTCGCCGCCGGCGCCGCCGCCGGTGGCGGTGAGGCCGCCGCCGAGGAGGAGCAGACCGAATTCGACGTCATCCTCTCCAGCTTCGGCGACAAGAAGATCCAGGTCATCAAGGAGGTCCGCTCCCTGACCAGTCTGGGTCTGCAGGAAGCCAAGAAACTCGTCGAAGGTGCCCCCACCGCCATCAAGGAAGGCGTGGAGAAGGAAGAGGCCGAGCAGATCAAGGAGAAGCTCGAAGCCGTCGGCGCCATCGTCGAGATCAAGTAACACCGCGCGACACAGCGCGAGTCAACAGGAACCCCTCCCCGGTCGCGGGGCGTATGCCGAGCATGCACCTTTTCCGTCGGGGAGGGTTTACCCTTTCCTTTTTGTAACCGTTTATTGTACCATAAGGTGCGCTGCGCGTGGTGGGAAAAGGGATTCATTTTCCCTCCGCGTCGAACGCAGCCAGACGCAACCTCGTGCAACCGAGCCAGTGCAACCGGGGGAGCGGTTCCATGACCGGGGCCCGCCGACGCGGCGCCCCGTGATCGGTGGACTAACCGCGGTGCGCCCTTACCCTCGGACGGTCGGCGGTCCAAACTTGTTTTCCAAACAAGTTCACCTTTTACAGTCCTGTAGCAGCACCCGCTAGGGTAAGCCTTCGAGACGGCCCCCGCCTCGAACGGGTTTTTATACCTTTAGCGGGATGTCTCTGCATGAATCGTGCCAAACTATACGGATCGTTACCGGTAGCGGATTTACATCCTTTCATTCCGCGGACCGAATCCTCCGCCCACCCTTCTCGTCGCCGACCACGGCCCCGGTCGCCGACGACGCTCCCCGCCGACCGGGGTCGACAGCGGGTCCCCGGCGTCCGCCCGTGGCGCCCGTGCAACCGACTTCCCGTTCGATCCACGGTCGATGACGGCCGGTAGCGTTCCTCCCCCGGTTCCCAGCGACCCCTTATCCCGCCGGAGTGTCTCCATGTTCACCGAGCGTATCTCCTACGGCAAGCTGTCCACCCCGCGTGAGCTGCCCAACCTGCTCCAGGTGCAGCGCGACAGTTTCCGTAACTTCCTCCAGGACGACGTCCCGCCCTCCAAGCGCCTGCGTCAGGGTCTGCAATACGCCTTCGAACGCGTCTTCCCCATCGAGGATCCCTCCGGCGTTTTCCGGTTGGAGTTCAAGCGCTATAAACTCGATCTGCCCAAGTACGAGGTCGAGGAGTGCAAGGACCGGGACATGACCTACGGCGCGCCGCTGAAGGTCGCCTTCCTGCTCCACGTCTATTCGGTGGATCGCAAGCACAAACAGGACCGGCAGCTGATCGACATCCGTGAGGAGACCCTCTATCTGGGCGAGCTGCCGATCATGACCGATTCGGGCACCTTCATCATCAACGGGGCCGAGCGCGTCGTGGTCAGCCAGTTGCACCGTTCACCGGGCGTTTTCTTCAAGGAGGACGTCCAGGCCGGCGGGCGCAAGCTCTACAGCTCCCGCATCATCCCCGTGCGCGGTTCCTGGCTCGATTTCTCCATCGACGCCAACGACATCATGTACCTGTCGATCGACCGCAAGCGCAAGATGCTGATCACTACCTTCCTGCGCGCCCTGGGGTACGCCTCCAACGCCGAGATCCTCTCCATCTTCGCCGCCGGCGACCCCGTACCCGTCGCCGACAAGGAGCGCATCATCGGCGGCGCCCTGGCCACCAAGATCTTCGACCCCCTCTCCGATGATCCCGAGGAGTTGCTGTTCGAGTACGGCACCCTGATCGACGACGAGGTCTACGAGGATCTCGTCGAGGCCGGTGTGCATCACGTCCGCCTGCTGCCCGACCTGATCCCCGTCGGCGACGCCGAGCGTCTGGTGGGGCAGATCTCCCTCGAGGACATCGTCGATGAGTCGACGGGCGAGCTGCTCGTCGAGGCCGACCGCGAGATCACTCCCGAGGCTTACGCCCGGATCACCGAGGCCGGCGTCGAGGCCGTCCGCGTGATCCCCGATCCCGAGGGGGTCGATTTCAACGTCGTCCGCCGGACCCTGGAGAAGGACAACATGCCCTCCAAGGTCGAGTCCGCCCTGCGGGTCTACACCCTGCTGCGTCCCGGCGAACCGCCCAACACCGAGGCCGCGGTCAAGTTCTTCAACACCCTGTTCTTCAACGTCCGTCGCTACGACCTGGGCGATGTGGGGCGCAAGAAACTCGACGACAAGCTGGGCCTCGATATCCCCCTCGAGGAGCACCGCCTGGACCGCGACGACATCATCGAGACCTGCCGCTACCTGCTCAAGCTACGCTCCGGGGAGAGCGGCGTCTCCACCGACGACATCGACCACCTGGGCAACCGGATCGTCCTGAGCGTCGGCGAGCTGCTGGAGGACGTCTGCCACGTCGGCATCAGCCGACTGGAGCGGGTGGCCCGGGACCGGATGGCGGTCCAGGAGCCCGGACGCTGCATGCCCTCGGACCTGATCAATTCCAAGCCGCTGACCGGCGCCATCAAGGAGTTCTTCGGTTCATCGGCGCTGTCCCAGTTCATGGACCAGGTCAACCCCCTCTCCGAGCTGACCCACAAGCGCCGCGTCTCGGCCCTGGGGCCCGGCGGTCTGTCCCGCGACCGGGCCACCTTCGAGGTCCGCGACGTCCACTACACCCATTACGGCCGGCTGTGCCCCATCGAGACGCCGGAAGGCCCCAACATCGGCCTGATCAACTCCCTGTCGTCCTACGCCCGCATCAACCGCTTCGGCCTGATCGAAACCCCCTACCGCAAGGTCGTCGACGGTCGGGTGACCGATGAGATCGAGTACCTGTCGGCCATCGACGAGGAAAATACGATCGTCGCCCAGGCCAACACCGCCCTCAACGACGACGGCACGATGGTCGAGGACGAGGTGATGGCCCGTCAACAGAGTGAGTTCCTCAAGGTGGCGCCCGGGAAGGTCGACTACATGGATGTCAGCCCCAAGCAGGTGATCAGCGTCTCCACGGCCCTGATCCCCTTCCTGGAGCACGACGACGCCAACCGAGCCCTGATGGGTTCCAACATGCAGCGCCAGGCCGTGCCCCTGATGACCACGGAGCCACCCCTGGTGGGTACCGGCGTCGAGGCCAAGACGGCCCGCGATTCCGGCGTCCTCGTCAAGGCCCGCCGTCGGGGAACGGTGGCCTACGTCTCCGCTGAGAAGATCGTCATCGAAACCGAGGTCGAGGACGAGTACACCGGCCTCAACCAGCGCGACACCTACCGGCTGCACCGCTACGTGCGCTCCAATCAGGACACCTGTATCAACCAGAAGCCGATCGTGCGCCGGGGCGACGTCGTCGAGGTCGGCGACGTGATCGCCGACGGCCAGGCGACGGCCGACGGCGAGCTGGCCCTGGGGCGCAACATCCTGGTCGCCTTCCTGCCCTGGTTCGGCTACAACTTCGAGGACGCCATCGTCATCAGTGAGGAGTTGGTGCGCGAGGACTTCTTCACCTCGATCCATATCGAGGAGTACGAGATCGAGTGCCGGGATACCAACCTGGGCCGCGAGGAGATAACCGCCGACATCCCCAACGTCTCCGCCGACAGCTTGCGCCACCTCGATTCCAACGGCATTATCCGCATCGGCGCCGAGGTGCACCCCGGAGACATCCTCGTCGGTAAGGTGGCCCCTAAGGGCGAGACCGAGCTGACCCCGGAGGAGGGTTTGCTGCGGGCCATCTTCGGCGAGAAGGCCAAGGACGTCCGCGACGCCTCGCTCAAGGCCCCGCCGGGTCTCGACGGCAAGGTCATCGGGCTGAAGATCTTCAGTCGCAAGTCCAAGGAGCGGGCCGAGACCCTGACCGATGCCGAAGAAGAGCTGATCGAGGACTTCAAGAAGCATAAAGAGGAGGAGCTCCACCGCCTGGAGAAGGACGAGGGTTACGCCCTGAAGAACATTCTCGTCGAGCGCTGGCCCGAGCTCAAGGTCACCGAGGCCAAGCCCCGGGCCGAGGAGATCCGCGAGCGCTGGGAGCGTTTCACCTCCACCGGCGACATGGAGGAGATCGAAATGGGCGAGGTGACCCTCGACGAGGACTTCGTCGAGCGCGTCGAGGTCAACCTGGATCGTTACCAGGAGCTCAAGGCCCGCGTCGATCTACAGACCAAGATCAAGATCGACCGCATCGAACGCGGCGACGAGCTTCCTCCCGGGATCTACTCCATCGTCAAGGTCTACATCGCCCGCAAGAGCCGTTTGTCGGTGGGCGACAAGATGGCCGGGCGCCATGGCAACAAGGGCGTCATCGCCCGGATCGTGCCCCTGGAGGACATGCCCTACATGCCCGACGGCACGCCGATCCAGATGGTCCTCAATCCCCTGGGCGTGCCCAGCCGGATGAACGTCGGCCAGATCATGGAAACCCACGTGGGCTGGGCGGCCAAATCCAAGGGCATCAAGGTGGCCACCCCGGTCTTCGAGGGGGCCACCGAGGACGAGATCAAGGACCTGCTCGAGGAGGCCGGTCTGCCCCGCTCCGGCAAGATCACCCTTTACGACGGCAAGACCGGTGAGGCCTTCGATTCCGAGGTTACCGTCGGCTTCCACTATATGCTCAAGCTCAGCCACCTGGCCGAGGAGAAGATCCACGCCCGCTCCATCGGCCCGTACAGCCTGGTGACCCAGCAGCCCCTCGGCGGCCGCGCCCAGATGGGCGGCCAGCGCTTCGGCGAGATGGAGGTCTGGGCCGTCGAGGCCTACGGCGCCGCTCACACCCTGCGCGAGCTGCTGACCGTCAAGAGCGACGACGTCCCCGGCCGCTCCAAGACCTACGAGGCCATCGTCAAGGGCGAGAACACCCCGGAGCCGGGCATCCCGGAGAGCTTCAACGTCCTGCGCCGCGAGCTGATGGGCCTCTGCCTCAACATGGAACTCGAGGAGTAACCGTCCCGACGACGGAGACCATTTCCACACCTTTCGCGCGGTTCGCCGCGCCGGGGGGAGTTCGATGAGCTACAATGCCGTTTCGTCCTACGTGGCCTCCAAGCCGACCCGTTTCAATATGATCCGGATCACGATGGCCTCGCCGGAGACCATCCGTTCCTGGTCCTCGGGCGAGGTGAAGAAGGCGGAGACCATCAACTACCGCACCTTGCGCGCCGAAAAGGACGGGCTGTTCTGCGAGCGCATCTTCGGTCCGACGCGGGACTGGGAGTGCTTCTGCGGCAAGTACAAACGCGTCAAGAACAAGGGGGTCATCTGCGACCGCTGCGGCGTCGAGGTCACCCTGTCCAAGGTGCGCCGCGAGCGGATGGGCCACATCGAGCTCGAGGTCCCCGTCACCCACATCTGGTACGTCAAGGGCGCCCCGGGCCGCGTCTCCAGCATGCTCAACATCAGCGTGCGCGACCTGGAGCGGGTGCTGTACTACGAGAGCTACATCGTCACCGACCCCGGCGAAACCCCGCTCAACTACAAGCAACTCCTCAGCGAGGAGCAGTACCAGAAGGCCCGGGCCGACTTCGGCTACGACTTCGAGGCCGACATGGGCGCCGGCGTTATCCGCGACATGCTGGCCGAGATCGATCTCGAGGATATGGTCTTTGATCTGCGAATCGAGCTGGAGAACGCCACCAGCAAGCAGGCCCGCCGCCAGATCCTCAAGCGTCTGACCATCGCCGAGAGCTTCCGCAAGAGCGGCAACCGGCCCGAGTGGATGGTCCTGGAGGTCATCCCGGTCATCCCGCCGGAGCTGCGCCCCCTGGTGCCTCTGGACGGCGGCCGCTTCGCCACCAGCGACCTCAACGACCTCTACCGCTCGGTCATCCACCGCAACAACCGCCTGCGTCGGCTCAAGGAGCTCCAGGCTCCGGCGGTCATCCTGCGCAACGAGAAGCGCATGCTGCAGGAGGCCGTCGACGCCCTGTTCGATAACGGCCGCCGCGGACGCGCCGTGCGCGGCTCGGGCAACCGCCCGTTGAAGAGCCTCTCGCACACGGTCAAGGGCAAGATGGGCCGCTTCCGCCAGAACCTGCTGGGCAAGCGCGTCGACTACTCGGGCCGCTCGGTGATCGTGGTCGGACCGGAGCTCAAGCTCCACCAGTGCGGCATACCCAAGCGGATGGCCCTGGAGCTGTTCCGGCCCTTCGTCATCATGCGCCTGGAGCAGTCGGGGATCGTCCATACGGTCAAGAGCGCTCGCAAGCTGCTCGACCAGGTCTCGCCCGAGGTCTGGGACATCCTCGAGGAGATCATCGCCGACCATCCGGTGCTGCTCAACCGCGCGCCGACGCTGCACCGGCTGGGTATCCAGGCCTTCCAGCCCGTGCTGGTCGAGGGCGAGGCCATCCGCATCCACCCCCTGGTCTGCACCGCCTTCAACGCCGACTTCGACGGCGACCAGATGGCGGTCCACGTGCCGCTGTCCCACGAGGCCCAGCTCGAGGCCCGGCTGCTGATGCTGGCCACCCACAACATCCTCTCGCCGGCCAACGGCAAGGCCCTGGCCACGCCGACCAAGGACATGGTCCTGGGCTGCTACTACCTCTCCAAGCCCCGCCTGCCCGAGCAGCGGACGGCGCCGGGCGAGTGTCCCCGCTTCAACGATCTCGACGAGGTCAAGCTCCACCTGGACGCCGGGCGGATCGAGCTCCACGACGACCTGCTGCTGCGCCGGGAGGAGCACTGGCGGGTCGCCGACGAGGTCAACTTCCGCGTCCTGCGCGAGGCCGTCGAGGATCCGGACTCCAAGGAGAAGCTGGAGCCGGGCAACCTCGTCGACGCCGCCCGCTTACGGCGGCTCGCAGCCGCTCTGGGGCGCGAGCCCCAGCTGACCGCCAGCAGCTGGGTTTACGCCACGGCGGGTCTAGCCCTGTTCAACACCCTGGTGCCGCCGCAGATGCGCTGGCAATCCAAGCTGATGAAGAAAGGCCAGATTACCCATCTCGTCGGCGAGTGCTTCCGCAACTTCGGCGAGGATCCCACGGTCCAGCTGCTGGACAACCTCAAGTGGGCGGGCTTCACCTTCGCCACCACCTCGGGGCTGACCTTCGGCATCGACGACGTCGTCGTGCCCCAGACCAAACCCGAGATCATCCGCCGCACCGAGGACAAGGTCGACCAGGTCACCGCCGCCAACCGTCGCGGAGAAATCACCAAGGGCGAGCGCTACAACCGGGTCATCGACGCCTGGACCACGGCCACCAACACCGTGGCCGAAGAGATGCTCAAGGAGATGCGGCTCGATCAGGATGGTTACAACCCGATCTTCATGATGCACGACTCGGGCTCCCGGGGCAGCCGCCAGCAGATCCGCCAGCTCGCCGGGATGCGCGGGCTGATGGCCAAGCCGCAGAAGAAGATCACCGGTTCGATCGGCGAGATCATCGAGAATCCGATCATCGCCAACTTCCGCGACGGCCTGTCCGTCCTCGAGTACTTCATCTCGACCCACGGCGCCCGCAAGGGCCTGGCTGACACGGCGCTCAAGACCGCCGACGCCGGCTACCTGACCCGGCGCCTGGTCGACGTGGCCCACGACACGATCATCACCAAATACGACTGCCGCACCATCCGCGGCATCGACGTCGAGCCGCTGGTCGAGGGCGACGAGGTCATCGAGCCCCTGGGCGAACGCATCCTGGGCCGGGTAACCCTCGACGACGTCCACGATCCCAACAACGGCGAGGTTCTCGTTCACGCCGGGGAGATGATCGACGAGCAGAAGGCCGAGATCATCGACGAGGCCGGGGTGGAAGAGGTCAAGATCCGTTCGGTGTTGACCTGCGAGGCCGAACACGGTGTCTGCGCCCTGTGCTACGGGCTCAACCCGGCCACGGGCAAGCTCGTCGACATCGGCGAGGCCGTCGGCGTCATCGCCGCCCAGAGCATCGGCGAGCCGGGCACCCAGCTCACCCTGCGGACCTTCCACATCGGCGGCACCGCCAGCCGCATCATCCAGCAGACCGACGCCAAGGCCAAGCGCTCCGGCCGCGCCGAACTGCACAACCTGGACATCATCACCGACCGCGACGGCCGCCGTCTGGCCAACAGCCGCAACGGCCGCATCGTGCTCTACGATCGCTACGGCAACGAGTTGATCAAGTACGACGTGCCCTACGGCGCCGAGATCAAGGTCGAGCACAACCAGAAGATCAAGAAGGGCAAGGCCCTGCTCTCCTGGGACCCCTACACCAGCCCCATCCTGGCCACCATGGACGGCCGGGTCGAGTTCATCGACATCGAAGAGGGGCGCACGATGACCGAGGAGCTCGACGAGAGCTCGGAGCGCATCCAGCGGGTGATCACCGAATACAAAGACAAGAAGCTCCACCCCCAGATCATGGTCCGCGGCGTGCGCGTCGACGTCGACGTCATCCATCAGGCCTACGACGTCCTGGCCGATGCCGAACGGCGCCGCAAGTACAACGAGGACACCCCGCTGAGCTACTACGAGATCCTGGGGGTCAAGCGCTGGGCCTCGACGGACCGCATCAACAACGTTTACAACGAACTCAACGAAGACGACGCCCTGACGCCGCAGATCGAAACCGCTTACAACATTCTCCACGATCCCGAGCAGCGCAAGGCTTACGACGACGAACACCCGCCCAACCACTTCGAGCGCTTGGGCCTCAGGCGCGAGGCCGATGACGTCGCCGTGCGCGAGGCCTTCCTCAAGACCCTGCGGACGCTGAACCCGGACATCGAGTCCCGCCGCCGCCAGCTGGAACAGGCCCACGAGCTTCTGTCCGACGAGAACAAGCGCGCCGAGTTCGACGAATCGGATCGCTCCAGCCTCTACGCCGTGCTGCACATAGAACGCGAGGCGGATCCCGAGGATATCGAGCAGGCCTACCGCGAGCGGATGGATTACCTCGACTACAAGCTGGAGAAGGTCAACGAGGCCCACGAGGTTTTATCCGACCCCGACAGCCGGCGTAAATACGACGGCTCCCTCGACGAGCCCAGCTACTACGAGCTGCTGGGCGTCAACCGCGAGGCCGGCACCCGCAAGATCGAGCGCAACTTCCGCCGCCTCACCGGCGACGACGACAAGCCCGACAAGCGCCTGGTCGAGGCCCGCGACGTCCTGACCGATCCCCAGAAGCGCTCTGCTTACGACAAAAAGAACCCGCCCAACTACTACGAGATTCTCGAGGTCCCGCGCAACGCCACCCAGGGCGACATCAAGCTGGCCTTCGACAAGCTGGCCAACAAGTTCGAGGGGCGCGAGGAGGTCTACTCCGTGCCCATCGGCGCTTATATCCTCGCCCACCACGGGGACGAGGTCAAGGCCGGCGACGTGTTGGCCAAGATCGCCCTCGAGTCCGGCAAGACCTCGGACATCACCGGCGGGCTGCCCCGCGTCGTCGAGCTGCTCGAGGCGCGTAAGCCCAAGAACCCGGCCACCATCAGCGAGATCGACGGTCGCGTCGCCTTCGGCCAGCCCAAAAAGGGCAAACGGCGCATCGTGATCGCCAACGAGTCCGAGACCCGGGAGTACCTGGTCCGTTTCGGCAAGCACGTCATCGTCTTCGAGGGCGACGAGGTCAAGGCCGGCGATCCACTCACCGAGGGCGACATCAACCCCCACGACCTGCTGGCCGTCAAGGGCTCGACGGTGGTTCAGGAGTACCTGGTCAATCAGATCCAGGAGGTCTACCGCTTGCAGGGCGTCTCCATCAACGACAAGCACATGGAGATCATCGTCCGCAAGATGCTGCGCAAGGTCAAGATCGACGAGGTCGGCGATACCCGCTTCCTGCCCCGGGAGCTGGTCGACCGCCACGCCTACCGC from Candidatus Coatesbacteria bacterium harbors:
- the rplJ gene encoding 50S ribosomal protein L10; the protein is MNREEKKAVVEELTKLFQDADFVFFVNPIGQTVEQTTTLRQNLFTKQGRMRVVKNTLTWRALDGAERGDYRDLVAGPTALALGESPVDTAKTLVDFTKEKENEDALEIRGGWMYGKRLDYDAIIELSKCPPLPDMRAKVLSTFLAPAQKLVGLLSATYGGFVRVVKAHADELEQ
- the rplL gene encoding 50S ribosomal protein L7/L12, whose amino-acid sequence is MSKDEIKEALSQMTVLELVELVKELEEEWGVSAAAPVAVAAGAAAGGGEAAAEEEQTEFDVILSSFGDKKIQVIKEVRSLTSLGLQEAKKLVEGAPTAIKEGVEKEEAEQIKEKLEAVGAIVEIK
- the rpoB gene encoding DNA-directed RNA polymerase subunit beta, whose translation is MFTERISYGKLSTPRELPNLLQVQRDSFRNFLQDDVPPSKRLRQGLQYAFERVFPIEDPSGVFRLEFKRYKLDLPKYEVEECKDRDMTYGAPLKVAFLLHVYSVDRKHKQDRQLIDIREETLYLGELPIMTDSGTFIINGAERVVVSQLHRSPGVFFKEDVQAGGRKLYSSRIIPVRGSWLDFSIDANDIMYLSIDRKRKMLITTFLRALGYASNAEILSIFAAGDPVPVADKERIIGGALATKIFDPLSDDPEELLFEYGTLIDDEVYEDLVEAGVHHVRLLPDLIPVGDAERLVGQISLEDIVDESTGELLVEADREITPEAYARITEAGVEAVRVIPDPEGVDFNVVRRTLEKDNMPSKVESALRVYTLLRPGEPPNTEAAVKFFNTLFFNVRRYDLGDVGRKKLDDKLGLDIPLEEHRLDRDDIIETCRYLLKLRSGESGVSTDDIDHLGNRIVLSVGELLEDVCHVGISRLERVARDRMAVQEPGRCMPSDLINSKPLTGAIKEFFGSSALSQFMDQVNPLSELTHKRRVSALGPGGLSRDRATFEVRDVHYTHYGRLCPIETPEGPNIGLINSLSSYARINRFGLIETPYRKVVDGRVTDEIEYLSAIDEENTIVAQANTALNDDGTMVEDEVMARQQSEFLKVAPGKVDYMDVSPKQVISVSTALIPFLEHDDANRALMGSNMQRQAVPLMTTEPPLVGTGVEAKTARDSGVLVKARRRGTVAYVSAEKIVIETEVEDEYTGLNQRDTYRLHRYVRSNQDTCINQKPIVRRGDVVEVGDVIADGQATADGELALGRNILVAFLPWFGYNFEDAIVISEELVREDFFTSIHIEEYEIECRDTNLGREEITADIPNVSADSLRHLDSNGIIRIGAEVHPGDILVGKVAPKGETELTPEEGLLRAIFGEKAKDVRDASLKAPPGLDGKVIGLKIFSRKSKERAETLTDAEEELIEDFKKHKEEELHRLEKDEGYALKNILVERWPELKVTEAKPRAEEIRERWERFTSTGDMEEIEMGEVTLDEDFVERVEVNLDRYQELKARVDLQTKIKIDRIERGDELPPGIYSIVKVYIARKSRLSVGDKMAGRHGNKGVIARIVPLEDMPYMPDGTPIQMVLNPLGVPSRMNVGQIMETHVGWAAKSKGIKVATPVFEGATEDEIKDLLEEAGLPRSGKITLYDGKTGEAFDSEVTVGFHYMLKLSHLAEEKIHARSIGPYSLVTQQPLGGRAQMGGQRFGEMEVWAVEAYGAAHTLRELLTVKSDDVPGRSKTYEAIVKGENTPEPGIPESFNVLRRELMGLCLNMELEE